The nucleotide sequence CAAATATTTAATTTACAAAGCATGAAATCAAATATAGTTGCGTTATCAACATACAATATAATAGATATTTTGAATAAAGGAGAATTTGGAAGATATACATTTAAACCTATAGATATATCTAAAAAAACCACTGATAGTGAAAAATTATCAAAATTAAAGAAGGAAATTAAAGACCTTGTAAAGAACATATTAAATGAAGATTTGCCAATAGATGTAGATAAAGAGATATTAAATGAGAGAATAGAGTATTTAAATTCAAATTTAAATACGTTATTTTTAGATATAGTTAATTATTATAATGAAGAGTTTAATACTGAGTATATAGATGAAGATGTTAAAAATATGACTAATGCAATAACAGAATATACGATGTATTCGTTAAGAACTGAAATTTATACACCAGGGAATGTAATAAATGCTTCTATAGGTCAGGGAATGAGCTTGTTTACACCTATACAGCTTGCTAATTACATCGCAACTATCGTTAATGGAGGCATAAGATATAAATTAAATTTGGTAGATAAGATAGTGGATATTAATAATAATATGGTTAAAGAGTATAAACCGGAAATATTAGACAAAGTTATTTTAAAACCTGAAAATGTGGATGCTGTAATAGAGGGTATGAGGAGAGTTACTAGAAGTGGTAGCACTGCGAGTGTTTTTACTAATAATCATTATTTTCCTATTGAAACAGGTGGTAAAACGGGTACTGCAACGTTTAAAGAGAATGGTATGCAAGAAAAAGTTGGTAGAGCAGCATATGGAGTATTTGTTGGATTTGCACCTATAGATAATCCAGAAATAGCTGTATGTGTAGTAATATATGATGGTGGTCATGGGTATTTCAGTTCTTATGTAGCTAGAGCAATATTTGAAGCGTATTTTAAGGATGAATTACAAAAAAATTATCCAAAATATGTTCCGATGTTTCCTTACGCATATACTTTAATGGATTAATTTTTGGAGGGAAGTTTTATGGATAGCAATGGAGTTAAAATTAGGGGTATTAAAGAAGGATTAGAGATAATATTTGATGATGAAAGATATACATATGATAAATTAGCTGTTGAGTTAATAGATAAGATGAAAGGAAATTTAAGATTTTTTCGAGAATCTTCTATAAAGCTTATTATAGATTTTAATAAAATTGACAATGATATTCTTAAAGATATAAGGGAATTTTTTGAGAAGGATTTAAACGTAAAAGAATTTACATTAGAAGACAAAAACAGTTACTATATAGAAAATAGTACATATTTTAGTGGGATTGATGAAGGAAAGACGAAATTTATATATAAAACAATTAGAAGCGGTCAAAAAATATTTTTTAATGGGAATATAGTTGTGATAGGGGATGTAAATAGTGGCGCTGAAGTTATATCTACAGGTAATATAATAATTTTAGGTGAACTTAAGGGTAGAGTACATTCAGGATTTAATGGAAATGATAAAACAATAATTGCAGCATTTAAATTATCTCCAGAAATTTTACAGATAAGTGATATTGTTTCCACATCTCCGGATGGAGATAATCCAAGATATCCAGAAGTAGCTAAATTAAAAAATGGTTGTATTGAGGTAGAGCCATATAGTATAAATAAATATGTATATTAGCAAAAAATTCCATATTTAATTTATAATATATTAATTAAATATTTAATATTATAACGATATAGTTAGTGGGAGGTACATTATGAGCGAATCAATAGTTATAACGTCAGGGAAAGGTGGTGTTGGTAAAACTACAACAACTGCAAATATTGGAACTGCACTTGCTTCTTTTGATAAAAGTGTAGTGGTTGTTGATGGTGATACAGGGTTACGGAATTTAGATGTATTAATGGGATTGGAAAATAGGATTGTATATACATTACTGGATGTTATTGAAGGTAAGTGTAAGCTTAAACAGGCAATAATAAAAGATAAGAGATTTAATAGTTTGTATTTATTACCTACAGCTCAGACTAGAGATAAAAATGATATAACGACTAAACAAATGCAAAAGTTAGTTAATGAGTTAAAGCAAGATTTTGACTATGTTTTAATAGATTGTCCAGCAGGTATTGAACAAGGATTTGAAAATGCAGTTATAGGTGCTGATAGAGCTATAGTTGTAGTTAATCCTGAAATAACATCTGTTAGAGATGCTGATAGAGTTATAGGTAAATTAGATGCAAAAGGGTTAGATAGACATCAATTAATAATTAATAAGTTAAATTATTCTATGACTAAAAAAGGTGATATGTTAGATGTAGATGATATAATGGAAACTTTATCTATAAAGTTATTAGGAGTTGTACCTGATGATAAAAATATAACTATATCTACTAATAAAGGTGAGCCTGTGGTGTTGTCGAATAAATCTAGAGCTGGCAATGCTTATATAAATATTGCGAAAAGACTAATGGGAGAAGAAGTTCCATTTATGAATTTAGTAGAGAGTAATAATATACTAAAATCATTGATTAATATATTTAAGAAATAATATGAGTGGGGGCGACATAATTGATTAGATTACTGCATAATAGACCTTTACCAAAAGACATCGCTCGAGATAGATTGAAAGTTATAATAATAAATGACAGAGAGGGAATAACACCATATATTTTAGATATAATTAGGAGTGAGATATTAACAATAATTTCGAAATATATTAATATTGATACAAATAAGGCTACGTTTGATTTGATTAATAATTCGTATAATGATAATAAACAAAATCACTCTTCGTTAGTAGCAAAAATTCCTTTATATAGAAATAGTAAGTAAAGGTGGATTTTATTGAAACATATTTTATTTAAGTTTCGGCAAACTAGGAAAATTGACTTTATTCTTTTAATTAGCGTTATAATTTTATGTTTATATGGAGTAATAAATATATTTTATGCTACTAATTTTAGTTCGGCAAGAAAGCAATTATTATTTGTTGTTATATCGTGCATTACTTTATATATAATATTATTTATAGATTATTCTTATATTAAAAAAATTATTCCTATTATTTATTTTTTTAATATAGGTTTATTGATATTTACTAAATTATTTAGTGATAAGATTAATGGAGCTAATGCATGGATACAAATAGGTAATTTCACATTACAACCTGCAGAGTTTATGAAGATTTCTTTAATATTGATGATCTCAAAAACTATAGATGAGAGTAGCGATAAAATAAATGATAAAAAATATATGTATAAATTGGCATATTATATTTTATTACCATTGATTTCTATTATTATACAGCCTGATATGGGTATGACTATAGTTTGTTTTATAATGAGTATAGGAGTGCTATTTATATCCGGTGTAAATATAAAAATATTTTTTGCAGGTTTACTTTTGAGTATATTTTCTATTTTATTGGTCTGGGATACTAACTTATTACCTGAATATTGGAAGAGTAGGATTGTATCTTTCTTAAATCCTTCATTAGATTCTATGGGAAATGGATTACAAGTTTCTCAATCAAAAATAGGAATAGGTATAGGTGGAATTATTGGTAGAAACGGTAATAGTAGCTATGTTTCACAGTTTGTACCTGAGCCTCAGAATGATTTCATATTTTCTATTATAGGTGAATATTGGGGGTTTTTGGGTTCGATTTTATTGTTAATTGTATATGTGATTATAATAATTAGAATATTGAAAATAGCTCGTTCAGCTAAAGATAAGTTTGGTGAATTATTCTGTATAGGTATGGTTTTTTATATTTTGTACTCTGTATTTCAAAATATAGGTATGACTATAGGATTGATACCAGTAACTGGAATTAATTTACCTTTTGTAAGTTATGGAGGTAGTTCTATATTAAGTAATATGATAGGAATTGCTATAGTTTTAAATATTAATATGAGGAAACAGAGTATAGTTTTTGTAGATTAGTAATTATATTATATATTTAAAATATATTTATATAAAATAATTAATATATTTTAGGTATCTTTATGAACTATTTCAAAATGCTAAAAAAATTTTTACTTATTCTATTGCATAATTTATTTATAATAGAAAGTTATGAATATGTATTATTTTCGTTAATGGCTATATTTATACATGAAATTGCACATTTAGTGTTTTTGAAATCAAATAGAACATGTAATATTAAGCTAGATTATAATATATTAGGTTTTAATATAAAACTAGATAATGATGGGATATCGGATAATAAATTGATAATGACTTATTGTATAGGAAGTTTATCGAATATATGTTTAGGAATATTGCTGATATTAGTACAAATATTATTTAGTGTGACTATATTCGAAAAGTTTATTATAGTAAATTTAATTATTGGATTTATTAATTTTTTACCTGCATTTCCGTTAGATGGATCAAATATACTAAGGATTATTTTGTTTAAAGTTACTAATTATAAAGTATCAAATATTATAAGTATTTATATTAGTTATTTAATAGGTTTTGGTTTATTAATTTATGTATTTATTTTTAATTACTTAATAGGATTTAATATTAATTATTTGATTTTATGTATAATTATATTTTTAAGTACATCTACTGAATTTAATAAATTTAATAAATTTAATAAATTTAAGGTTAATAATAAATTTAAGGTTAATAATAAATTTAAGTGTAAAGTTACTGTAATATCATTTGAGTTATTGGATAGAACAACATTGATTGATATTATTAAATTATATATTAAGTATGATATAACTATATTTTATGTTGTTAATATGGAATCTGAAATTATAGTATTATATGTAAAAGATGTTATTGAATATTATAAAATATATGGTAATATAAGCATTTTGGAATTCTATAAATATTTAACTTGAATTTACTGTTTTAAGATAATTTTGATATTATTTTGGTAAAGTGGTATTGAATGGATATTTAAGACCACTTTTTAAATTTTTTATTTTGTGAATTAGGTATTTAATTAGGTTGCATAATATAAGGGAATATGCTATAATTAAGTATATATCCGCACTTATTTAGGTTTTTTAAAATGTACTACCTAATGAGGCGAGTCTTAGTTTATTGAGGAGGATTTTTAGTGATGCACGCTATTATAGAAACGGGTGGAAAACAGTATAGAGTTAAAGAAGGAGATACTGTATATATTGAAAAATTAGATTTGGATGCAAATTCATCTAGTGAGTTTAATAGGGTATTGGCTGTGTTTGATGATAATAGCACTAAAATTGGCAGCCCATTTGTAGAAGGGGTTAAAGTTAAGTTTACTGTTGTTGCACATGTAAAGGGTAAAAAAATAATTGTTTTTAAATATAAGGCTAAGAAGGACTATAGGAGAAAAAATGGTCATAGGCAACCATACACAAAGATTATAATTGATAAAATTGAGTGTTAATTAGTGATAAATGTAGAATTGATATATAATGAAGATAAACTTTTTGGATTTAAGGTTTATGGTCATTCGGGATATGATGTATCAGGAAGGGATATTGTTTGTGCTGCAGTTTCTTCTGTTACGCAGAGTGTTATAGTTGGATTAGATAAGGTTATTTGCAATAAGTTTTATTTACGTATTGATAATAAAAAACCATTAATTCATGTTGATGTATCTAATTATAATGAAGAAGATATGGAAAAGGCACAGATACTGTTACAAACTTTTAAATATACACTAAAAGAATTAGTTGATGAGTATAAGGATTATGTAAAAATAGAAATGAAGGAGGATAAAAAGGATGAAATTTGATATTCAATTGTTTGCATCTAAAAAAGGTGTAGGTAGTTCTAAGAATGGTAGAGAGAGTCATTCAAAGAGATTAGGAGTTAAAAGATCAGATGGTCAGTTTGTTTTAGCTGGTAATATATTGATGAGGCAAAGAGGTACTAAAATACATCCAGGTTTTAATGTAGGATTAGGTAAAGATCATACTCTTTTTGCAAAAGTTGATGGTGTTGTGAGATTTGAGACATTTGGTAAAGATAGAAAAAGAGCTAGTGTTTATCCAATTGAAGTTACTATATAGATTTAAATTGTTTGTTTAAGGGATGATTAATTGATGTTAATCATCCTAATTTTTTAATTAGAATTATTTAAAGGAAGTTAAAGGTATGTTTATAGATATAGCTAAGATTTATGTTAAGTCAGGAAAAGGGGGGGATGGCTGTGTTTCTTTTAGAAGGGAAAAATATGTTCCACTAGGTGGTCCTGATGGTGGTGATGGAGGTAAAGGTGGAGATGTTGTATTTGAAATTGATCATAACATAAATACTTTAATTAATTTTAAATATAATAGAAAATTTTTAGCAGAAAATGGGGAAAATGGAGGAACTTCTAAATGTTATGGCAAAGATGGTAAAGATGTTGTTATAAAAGTCCCAGAAGGAACAATTTTAATACATTCTGAAAGTGGTAAGGTTATAACAGATTTATCTGGTGAGAATAGGAGGTTTGTATTATTAAAAGGTGGTAAAGGTGGGAAAGGGAATTGTAAATTTTGTACTCCAACCAGACAAGCTCCAGATTTTGCTGAGCCTGGAATGCCTCATGATGAAATGAATTTGATTTTGGAGCTTAAGCTTATCGCTGATGTTGGATTGATTGGATTTCCTAATGTTGGAAAATCAACTTTAATTTCAAAGATAACTAATGCTAGACCTAAAATTGCTAATTATCATTTTACAACATTACATCCAAATTTGGGAGTTGTTGACTATAAAGGCATAAATGGATTTGTTGTTGCAGATATTCCAGGAATAATTGAAGGGGCAGCAAAGGGTATTGGTATTGGATTAGAATTTTTAAGACATATTGAGAGAACTAGGGTACTTGTACATATATTAGATGTTTCAGGAATTGAGAGAAGGGATCCTATAGAAGATTTTAAGCTTATTAATAGTGAACTTGAGGAGTATAGCAATGATTTAATTAATAGACCTCAAATTGTTGTTTTAAATAAAAGTGATATGTTGTATGAAGGGAGAGAAAAAATTCAGAAAATTAAGAAATTTCTTGAATCTCTTGGATTTAATGATGTGTTTGAAATTTCTGCACTAACTGGAGAGGGACTAGTAGATTTAGTTAGGAAAATAAAGAAATTGGTTGATGAAACACCAAAGGTTATTTTGAATTTTGAAGATGATGAAATGTATATTTTTGAACCTAAAAGGTTTAGTTATACTATTTCAAAAGAAGTTAATGAATTCGGTGATAATTATTATTTGGTTACTGGAAGTTTTGTTGATAGGTTGCTTAGTACTGTGAATATTTATAATTTCAGTTCACTTAGATATTTTCACAAGGTTCTTACTAATAAGGGGGTAATTGACGAACTTAAGTCTATGGGAGTACAGGAAGGCGATATGGTTAGATTAAATAATTTTGAATTTGAATTTATAGGATAAATATTTTAATCGGGGTGTTTGAATTGAAGATAGGGGTTTTAGGTGGTACATTTAATCCAGTACATAATGGACACATCAATATAGCTAATAAAATATATAATAAATTCAGGTTAGATAAAGTTTTATTTCTTTTAAATAAAATACCACCTCATAAAGATTGTAAAGATATTTTAAGTGATGATGTTAGGCTTGAAATGTTAAAAAGAGCTATTAAATGTTACGATTATTTTGATATTGAGTATTATGAGTTGAAAAATGATTATGTATCTTATACGTATGAAAGCCTGGAATATTTAAAAAATTGTTTTGGTAATAGCGAATTATTTTTTATAATTGGTTCGGATAATTTAATTAATTTTGGAAATTGGAAGAAAATTGATAGTATATTTAAAAGTGCAGTGATTGTGGTTTATTTGAGAGATAATAACCATCTAGAGCGTATTTTAGATATTAAAAATTATTATAAATATACTTATGATGCGCATATAGAGATTTTTTTGGGAGATATAATTGATGTATCTTCAACTGAAGTTAGAGAAAAAATCACTAAGGGTGAGGATATTTTTAAACTTGTGCCAAATAGTGTTTATGACTATATTATTTCAAAAAAATTGTATTTGGAGTGAAGTATGGATTTTTTAGCTATTGATAGATACTTAAAGAAGAGTCTTAATAATTTCAGATATGAACATACTCTAAGAGTTGTTGATATGGGTATGATTTTATGTGATAAATTTTTTTGTTGTGATAGAGAAAAGATAAAGGCTGCTTGTTATTTTCATGATGCAGGAAAGAATTTGAAAGAGGATGTAATTTTAGAAATTATACTCAATGAAGGTTATGAGCCTAATGAATATGAACTTGAAAATATACATATTTTTCATGGATTTGCTTCTATGGTGATTGCACGAGATAAATTTAATGTAAGAGATGTTGAAATATTAAATGCTATTAAGAATCATGTTACAGGTGTGGAGAATATGTCTGATATTGACAAAATTGTATTTCTTTCAGATTTCTTTGAAATGGGGAGAGATTTTGAGAGAGTTCATAAATCGAGAGATGCTGCTTTGATTGATTTAAATTTGGATAAGGCTATGTTACTTGCCTATGATTCTATAATTAGTGAGCTTTTAACAAGAGGAAGATTTATTCATGAAAATACTATAAGGGCAAGGAATTTTATTTTGAGAACTGGTGAAGGGATATTATAAAATTGGATTTTTTAAAATATGAAATTTTGGATGAAATTGATGGCGTGAAAATTAGAGATTATTTGAGATATGATAAGAAACTGAGTTCTAGGTTTATTAAGCAAGCTGCGATTGAGAGAAGAATATTTGTTAATAATTCAAGTGTTAAACTCAATTATTATTTAAAAAAGGGTGACAAGATAAAAATAGATATATATAGGAAGAATGAAATTCAAAATATTTATCCAATCAAAGTTGATTTTGAAATTGTATACGAAGATAGGTTTATTTTGGTTGTAAATAAACCTAAGGATTTAGTTGTATATCCAAGTAAGAGTCATGATATATCTTTATCCAATGGTGTAATGTATTATTTTAAGGTTAATAATATTGACTCGATCGTAAGACCTGTAAATAGGTTAGATATGAATACAACAGGTCTTTTGGTTATAGCTAAA is from Candidatus Arthromitus sp. SFB-rat-Yit and encodes:
- the minC gene encoding septum site-determining protein MinC, with translation MDSNGVKIRGIKEGLEIIFDDERYTYDKLAVELIDKMKGNLRFFRESSIKLIIDFNKIDNDILKDIREFFEKDLNVKEFTLEDKNSYYIENSTYFSGIDEGKTKFIYKTIRSGQKIFFNGNIVVIGDVNSGAEVISTGNIIILGELKGRVHSGFNGNDKTIIAAFKLSPEILQISDIVSTSPDGDNPRYPEVAKLKNGCIEVEPYSINKYVY
- the minD gene encoding septum site-determining protein MinD, coding for MSESIVITSGKGGVGKTTTTANIGTALASFDKSVVVVDGDTGLRNLDVLMGLENRIVYTLLDVIEGKCKLKQAIIKDKRFNSLYLLPTAQTRDKNDITTKQMQKLVNELKQDFDYVLIDCPAGIEQGFENAVIGADRAIVVVNPEITSVRDADRVIGKLDAKGLDRHQLIINKLNYSMTKKGDMLDVDDIMETLSIKLLGVVPDDKNITISTNKGEPVVLSNKSRAGNAYINIAKRLMGEEVPFMNLVESNNILKSLINIFKK
- the minE gene encoding cell division topological specificity factor MinE produces the protein MIRLLHNRPLPKDIARDRLKVIIINDREGITPYILDIIRSEILTIISKYINIDTNKATFDLINNSYNDNKQNHSSLVAKIPLYRNSK
- the rodA gene encoding rod shape-determining protein RodA translates to MKHILFKFRQTRKIDFILLISVIILCLYGVINIFYATNFSSARKQLLFVVISCITLYIILFIDYSYIKKIIPIIYFFNIGLLIFTKLFSDKINGANAWIQIGNFTLQPAEFMKISLILMISKTIDESSDKINDKKYMYKLAYYILLPLISIIIQPDMGMTIVCFIMSIGVLFISGVNIKIFFAGLLLSIFSILLVWDTNLLPEYWKSRIVSFLNPSLDSMGNGLQVSQSKIGIGIGGIIGRNGNSSYVSQFVPEPQNDFIFSIIGEYWGFLGSILLLIVYVIIIIRILKIARSAKDKFGELFCIGMVFYILYSVFQNIGMTIGLIPVTGINLPFVSYGGSSILSNMIGIAIVLNINMRKQSIVFVD
- a CDS encoding site-2 protease family protein, which translates into the protein MLKKFLLILLHNLFIIESYEYVLFSLMAIFIHEIAHLVFLKSNRTCNIKLDYNILGFNIKLDNDGISDNKLIMTYCIGSLSNICLGILLILVQILFSVTIFEKFIIVNLIIGFINFLPAFPLDGSNILRIILFKVTNYKVSNIISIYISYLIGFGLLIYVFIFNYLIGFNINYLILCIIIFLSTSTEFNKFNKFNKFKVNNKFKVNNKFKCKVTVISFELLDRTTLIDIIKLYIKYDITIFYVVNMESEIIVLYVKDVIEYYKIYGNISILEFYKYLT
- the rplU gene encoding 50S ribosomal protein L21; the encoded protein is MHAIIETGGKQYRVKEGDTVYIEKLDLDANSSSEFNRVLAVFDDNSTKIGSPFVEGVKVKFTVVAHVKGKKIIVFKYKAKKDYRRKNGHRQPYTKIIIDKIEC
- a CDS encoding ribosomal-processing cysteine protease Prp, whose amino-acid sequence is MINVELIYNEDKLFGFKVYGHSGYDVSGRDIVCAAVSSVTQSVIVGLDKVICNKFYLRIDNKKPLIHVDVSNYNEEDMEKAQILLQTFKYTLKELVDEYKDYVKIEMKEDKKDEI
- the rpmA gene encoding 50S ribosomal protein L27; protein product: MKFDIQLFASKKGVGSSKNGRESHSKRLGVKRSDGQFVLAGNILMRQRGTKIHPGFNVGLGKDHTLFAKVDGVVRFETFGKDRKRASVYPIEVTI
- the obgE gene encoding GTPase ObgE — its product is MFIDIAKIYVKSGKGGDGCVSFRREKYVPLGGPDGGDGGKGGDVVFEIDHNINTLINFKYNRKFLAENGENGGTSKCYGKDGKDVVIKVPEGTILIHSESGKVITDLSGENRRFVLLKGGKGGKGNCKFCTPTRQAPDFAEPGMPHDEMNLILELKLIADVGLIGFPNVGKSTLISKITNARPKIANYHFTTLHPNLGVVDYKGINGFVVADIPGIIEGAAKGIGIGLEFLRHIERTRVLVHILDVSGIERRDPIEDFKLINSELEEYSNDLINRPQIVVLNKSDMLYEGREKIQKIKKFLESLGFNDVFEISALTGEGLVDLVRKIKKLVDETPKVILNFEDDEMYIFEPKRFSYTISKEVNEFGDNYYLVTGSFVDRLLSTVNIYNFSSLRYFHKVLTNKGVIDELKSMGVQEGDMVRLNNFEFEFIG
- the nadD gene encoding nicotinate-nucleotide adenylyltransferase, whose translation is MFELKIGVLGGTFNPVHNGHINIANKIYNKFRLDKVLFLLNKIPPHKDCKDILSDDVRLEMLKRAIKCYDYFDIEYYELKNDYVSYTYESLEYLKNCFGNSELFFIIGSDNLINFGNWKKIDSIFKSAVIVVYLRDNNHLERILDIKNYYKYTYDAHIEIFLGDIIDVSSTEVREKITKGEDIFKLVPNSVYDYIISKKLYLE
- the yqeK gene encoding bis(5'-nucleosyl)-tetraphosphatase (symmetrical) YqeK, translated to MDFLAIDRYLKKSLNNFRYEHTLRVVDMGMILCDKFFCCDREKIKAACYFHDAGKNLKEDVILEIILNEGYEPNEYELENIHIFHGFASMVIARDKFNVRDVEILNAIKNHVTGVENMSDIDKIVFLSDFFEMGRDFERVHKSRDAALIDLNLDKAMLLAYDSIISELLTRGRFIHENTIRARNFILRTGEGIL